ctctcttcctttctcttttctttctctttattttctcttcttctatttctctctctttgcaTGGTTTGATGGACCCAGCAGGAGAGTCCCAGATGTTCTCTTTGTGGTTCCAGGTTGACCTTAGTAGAGGGTCCATGTCTAGTATTGTTGCGACTACCCATCGTGCTAGTCTTACCTCGACCATTGTCGGGCACCGCTTCATGAATTTCTATTGTGTAACCTACACTATGGTCTGATTGTTATTTCATAATTTGACTGGCTCGATTAGCCAGAGTAGACCGACCTGGATCGTTGGATGCTGTTATTTAATCGACCCTATCCTTCCTGCACCCGACTGTTACCAGTTACCATTGAATCCATAATTAATAAcctttgatcttttttttattggataTATGTTTTTTGATTAGATGGATTGAGTTATGCTGTACTGACTGATTCGAACAATTAGGTGTTGTCATCTAGCTTATCTTTCTATATGAATCTATTTTTTATAGTCAACCCTGATTTTGTATGGGGCTATAATCATTCGGACAGGAATAAGTCCAACAAGATCTTCTACTCTGGTTCTAAATTTAGGTAACGTCTTGACCTTTTATTTATTTCGATTAAAGGATAATAGAGATAATATGGGTAATTCAAATATTAGAACTCTAAAATTAGGTAATTATTgaataattaattcattaataTGGTGAGTGATTGATAATGTATAAGTTGGtgttatattgatattatactGATTGGATATGTTAGGTGTGGATTGGTAGCATTGTAGCTGCATTAGATTGCGATAGAGGTAAGAATCTTTGTACTCGaacaccatatatatatatatacatatatatacatatatacatatatacttatatacatatatacagttatatacatatatatacatatatacatatatacatatatacatatatacatatatacatatatacatatatacatatatagtaCTGTGGGATTTGCATTGATGAATTTAGTTTGGCATGAATGATATATTTTCAGTACAAATATATTCATATGGTTATTATACATATCAGATATTGAGAAGATGATTATGTGAACAAAGATACCTTAAATTTGAGAGAAATTTATTGTATAAGTAGTAACTGATTTGACAAGAATAATATGTAAATCAGATAAACAAGATATGATTTGGAATAACCTCGTTATGAGATAGTGCCTATGGGCTAACGTATGGAGATAGCCTTCACGAGCTTATGTATGAGATAGCCTCCATGGGCATAAGCATACGCCCATGGGCTAACGCACGAAGATAGCCTCTACAAGCTTACGCGTGGAATTTTGTTAGTCTTGGACTGAGTTGTGATCTTGATTAGTAAAAACCGGAAGTTAATCAATGAGAAATATGGAAATCAAGTTAATAAGAAATGGATGAAAtgacataaaaaattattgttgAACAATTGGTTACAtttgacatatatatatatgtgtgtgtgtatgtgcgcGCATGCACTTCTTTGAAAAGATGATAATGAGAACTTATGTGCATGTTATTTGTATGTGCTTTTTAAGTATTGATACGATTTTCACTTTATATGGTattgctaattgattatttttttattacttatggTGCAACAGTTCAAAATTCTTACTAGCCTATAAAGCTtacaaccccctccctcttttttttttgcaaagttGCAGGTTGCATAGTACTTAGCAATTGTTGAGATCATAGGTGGAGGAGTGATTAAATAGAGCATCACTGATGCTAGttggatgattaaattttataattggaCCAATTTTATATCACTGGTATTCAACTCTTATATATAAAATTTGGCACGCGAAAGAGGTTTTGATTAATTTCAAACCTATATTAAATTCATCCTCCCTCATGAGTTGCATGAGGCCTTCGTATTCAAATTGAAGTCTGCCATTTTGTCAGCCATCCTTATAGAGCAATAGTGATAATGCCATTATTTTCCCAGATTTGTATAAATTAAGATTATTTAGAACTGAAACTATTGATAATTACAACAACCATTATAACAAAAAATAGTGGCCAGTAACAAAAAATAAGGCAGTTTTTACTCAGTTTGTTGTTGATCAAGCAGTAAAGTATTATTTTAATTGCTTGATGAGTAAGATTTGTAATTTAAGCCATATTATTTTATTGGTATTTCTTGTATATCGGTCCCTCAAATCTTTCATATTTGTATGAATGCCCCATCTTTTTCATATTTACATTAAAATccttataatacattaatacggCAGCTTATTTCTTTTAGGTTCCTCTAGTTAACTAGGTCGAAAGAGAATAGACCCTTTTTATTCCTCTAAGTGCATTAATTTTATAGCTTTTGGACATTttgcccctcctctctctctctttctctctctctccactgtCAAAACAAAATTAtgagtaggggtggcaatcaggTCGGGTCGGACATAAATAAATCGGGTCAGATGCAGGTCGAGTCAGAAAAGCAAAAATATGAATCCGAcatgtttattaaacaagtcaggaattacaacctgaacttgtcatgtttaataaacaggtaacccgatccgatccgtttaacttgtttaataaacagatcagaaattacaacctaaaccgtttaacccaacccgacccgactcgaCCTGTTAAACAGGTAACCTACTAATCTGTttgccctcctctttctccgccGCCTCCAAGAATGCCTTGAGACCCTCCTCCTGCTCCTTGTTATCGACCTTGGGGTTATTTTTCAGTGGCTTCCCACCGAATTCCGATCCTTCCTCGATCAAATGTCGGGCCATGACGTCCTTCAGGTACAAAGGTCTCTCCTTGTTCGCAGCTTTGGgcttctcctctccctcttcttcatcGAAGGAGTAAATTTTTGCATCCTTTTGGAGGACACTGGGGTCCTTCTTCCGAACCCTGACGAGGGCATTGAAGAACTGGAGGTCcccttttagcaaaaaaaaaaaaaaaaaagaactggaTGTCTCTCTTACCGAAGTCAACGGGATCGTCGTTGCCATCGTCGAACGAGGACTCGTCCTCGTCGGAGTCGTCGGAGTTGCCAGCGAGGCCGCGCTTCTTGAGCTTCTCGTACCTATGGAGAGCCTCTCACTTCTTGTTGTGCACCAATCGCCGGGCGTACTACTTGTCAACCTCGATCTTGGAGAGGTCGACGTCCTCGATGCCCGAATCGCAGGAGTCAAAGAGATTGATCCCCATCGCGGAGTGGAGATATGGATCTAGGGTTCGATCCCCATCGCGGAGCGGAAAAGGATATGCGAACCAGAGCTAGGGTTTGATCTCTTAACAGCCGATTGAACTTCATTCATCCATCTGCACGGATTCAAAGCAGCTAAAATATATCTACAGGTTTCCAtatattaaacgggttaaacgggtcagacatctaaaacctaTATCCGACCTAATTAATAAACATGTCAActtgtttacgacccgaacctatttaggccaaacccaaacctatttatggcgggtcgaatacGGATCGAGTTGACAGATCGGATCacattttgccacccctagttaTGAGGCCCCAGAGCTCTTGCTGCCTCCTCCATTGCAGTCGAGCAGCTTATTCAGGGACTTACACTTCCCATATATCCAGACCTATGTTTCAGAGGAGGGTCGGCACGATAGCTTAGACTACCCATGTTTCTCACTAAAATTATGCCTGTCGTTATTGCATGGATGGGTATGATgaaatctctagatcttttttcCTATGATGAAGCAGGTTTCTTAATAAATTCCTAGTTTAGATGGGAGCACTCTTATTATTGAATCTAATGGCCGAAAGAAACTAAAAGTTAGAAGGTCATGAGACCCTATGTTGAGAACCCATGaattgtagtcttgtatgtcATGAGCTACCTTCAACTCTTGTTTTCGTCGTAAAAGGCTGTCTTGTTGTCTGTGATGACCCAAGAACTGTAGTCTTCTATTCTATGTCTGGTCTCAAGGGCGAGCCCCTCAAGCGGCAGGACTCATTTTGTCGGTGATGAACACTGCAAGCAGATGCCAGTCTCCGGCAGGTTCAGTGGCCTCAAGAACTTCAACTCCGGTGGCCTCCTCAAGTCCCAGAAGTATGTCGACTTACCGGCCGTGAAGTATGGTATCATCAAGTGGGGTtcattgatatatatattttgttgtAAAGGGGATGCAGCATTCTATAGTTGACTAGTACCCTTGGAGAATTTTAGAGGCATAGCAACCATGCATGTAAGCATTTTAGGTATTTGCCAAATATCTGTAGGAGAGAGTTGTAGTGGTTTTCAATGCTTGGATGGCTGACTATCATGGTGTCTCCTTCCATCCAAACCTCTGAAACCTTCATGCAATTACCATGATATGGACAATTGTCTCAGTACTGACCTCCAAGCAGGCTACAGAAGAAAATATTGTGATTCATCTATCCACTAACAGATCTCGTGTTACTTAGTGGGATCAGATATTAATTGTGCTTGAGTTGCCACTTTGATTGTAAATACAATAGAACCAATTCAAGGATGAGGTTTATCATCAAAACTGTATTTAGGAACTGGATGACATGGTCTATTGGTTAGGAATATGAGATCTAGGAAGTTTTCCATATGTTACAACTTGAACAAATTTTCCATATCCACCTGGAGGGCAATGATATTGTGAACAAGTTGAAAAAACAAGCCAGTGGAAGAAGAAGTGTTGCTTTCAAGTAGTAGGACAATCTGTTGATTAAGATAATTTTTCTCATTCAACAAGATTAGATGCAAGATTTCTCAAATTTTTGTTTCAAACCTATACTGATTTCTTACAGGCATAGTATAGCACGTCCCTGCAGCGATGCATGTGATAATACCGGAGTTGACGCAAAACATGCACCATGCATCGGTATGGCGACGCATTGAGCTCCTCTTAGATCCATACCAGATTAGCATGCTATATCGATCTGTACAAACTGGTACTAATCGATATTTAACGTTTTGATTACAGGATTTGTAATTATTTGACTGTAAGTCTATGGACTAAATCATTTGAAAAGAAAGTTTCTAAAACCTTAATAAAGTTATCACTGTTTAGACTTCGGCCGATGTGTGCCCATTAATGAAAACAGAGGTTAGAGAAACGTCATCGAAGACATGGAAGACATCCAGTGCCCTCCACCTATATCAGAAGAGGACTTGTATTGGTCTCTAGAAAACTCGCCAAGCAACGGCTATAACTCTTGGAAGACTTTGATAATGTGAAGCTACCTATTATTGTTCTTGGATGTTGATGTGCATGGTAGATATTTGCACCACTTGTCAAACTATCAACAGGAACCTATGGAACCCTTCTTAATTTGGGAACTAGCATGACAGCTACCTAGCTATATCAGTTGTCTGGTCCTAGCTAGTTTGCCATTTTCAGTGTCTAACCACAGAACTTACGAAAACCTAGAATACCAGACAGCTACATGTTTCAAGTTGTTTGGTGCTGCTTTGCCACGTACTTCTAATGTTATGTGGACAAAATTAATGTTGACAGCTGATCGATCGTTGCGTGTAATTGCTCTCATTTCTGCAACCCAGGCATTCAAAGTCAACATTAAAACTTCTTCCATTTCTCCTTcaaacttttaaaaaatatgtgCATTATTCCGAAGGTTGAGAGCTTGCAGACTTTGGACGCAACCATATTCACTATGTTCTACTTCTACACTTTTTTTACATACCAATTAATGTGAAACTCCATATGCACATCAAATCCTTTTATACTGCAACTTATAAATCACAAACATCTTTAAAACAACTTATAAATACTTAGAGCAAACGACAACTAAACGTCTTGGCTGTCTATTTAACTGATTAGTGTGTTATATACACACAAAGCAATACATTGGGTCTCCAAAAATTGACACCTCAAAAATATATACTTATACAAGTAGAATTCACACACATATCCTTATATTAGAACTTGGCATAGAACTGTCAAGCTTAGCTACTTAATAGTTACTCTGTAATATTGTCTTATAATTTACATACaggaatagaaaaagaaaaaaaaaacatgtagtTGTACTTTAAGTGTACCTACAGAAATGAGTTTTGCTTGTATCAGTCATGAACTCCATTATCCTTCCAAGTTCATCCCAGTTGCCATCTTTGAAGAACTCGTTTGTGCTCGGATACGGAATGTTTGGATGCCATGTTGTTAAAGGAGCTTGAACTATTGGGTTCCATTGGCTTGCAAGTATCTGGTTCTTTTCTTCATAGTAACTAGTAATCAACTTCATGTCACCTTGCAGAATGCTTGAGGAACCGAGGCACTTGTACTCATTTCCAGTATCAGACTCAAAGCTGCTCGTTTTGGAACTCGAGTCGGTTGACATTTGCTTGCTAGCTGATACTTTGCAACCTTGTGGATATTTCTTGTAGGAAACGTTCCTCTTGAAGATTCGACATATCGTCCAAATTTCCTGTAAGCCCATTAGGGAGAAACTATGAGCACAATTCAGATCCTCCATGCaataaaaatgattaaagaaattATGACagtagaatgagaattttcacGTACAGCTTCCTGGATTCTTGGGGAATTGTCATCGTTCTTGTCACTAGCTGGAAGGCGGAATTCGTGCATCATCCAATCAGTTTTGGTGCCTTTTCCTGCACTTCCTCTATAGTAAACCAAAGACTTCTTTAGGCCGATGCAGTCACCAGCATCACCTGTGGAGTATATCGGCCTGTCGATGCCGGTTGCCTTCCAAAAACCAGACTCAGTCACCCTATTGGGCCTTATGCTGTTCTTATACTTCCTTCCCCTAAGACAAAAGAAGTACCATTCCTTCTCTCCTCCGGCAGCGCTAACTTTTACAAGGTCATAAAACACATATAACGAATTTGAGCTAGAAATAAATTCTCGATCAGTCAGCCAGATTCTATAGTATATTTACTATATAATGGATTTAAGATCTGAAAGTTGGAACAATTTTGGCTACAAATGATCACATAGACTATTAGTCTACTGTGGGGGTAAAATCTATAACATCATTTATGGACAATCGATCGATCTTATGCGTCTGTGACTTACTTCCATATATGAGCTGTTTCTTTCTAGTATTCCCCCAAGTTAGATCAGTTAATCTCTTTCTTCCTAGCTAATCAACTTCCAACATAACAAGATAATTAAACCTATAAGTTCACTTTAAGTGCTATGAGTTTGCATGGTCGCAGTAGTTGAAATTAATCTAATAACTGTTATACAAGTTTTTGTATGATACATAGGTTGGAGGTTGGTAGTTTATAGTTGGCAAGGGAAGAAGGACCTACTTATGCCATAAAATCAAAACAAACTATTATATCctcatattattaaaaataaaagaaatgaagaaaaaacCTACTGATCTGTGAAGACGAGATCGATAAGCCATTCAGTAATTGTTAATACCCTTTATTTGTTTCAACTATAAGAAGCAAAAGAACATGCAATAGAAGAAAGAGAGATCAACTTACTTGGAAGATCCCATGGATCATACTTGTAGATATCTATCTGCTTGATTATTTCTATTCTAAGATGCTTCTTCTCCACCTTCCGACGGAGATAGAACCCGACGAGCTCTTCATCTGTGGGGTGGAACCGGAATCCAGGAAGCACTacatcctcctcctcttctagcACTGTCTTTTGCTCTCCCTTACTTCTCTTATCCATCTTCTACTCCTCCATCGACCACTCTATCACCCTCTCTCTCTAGCTCTCCTTCTACAGTTTGTTGTTCATGTAACAAGGCATTGGAAAGAACATAAAGAGGGTCTACCAGAATTAGCTTTTCTCTGGCTATAAATGCGAAGCCTTACATGAAATTAAGGTGGTAGCCTTGGTCCAAGTCATGAGCTTTGAACTCGCAACTCTTCACAGGCGTACAGAGCCAGATGTGGCTCTCTCTCCGCTGTGGAAGAAGTCTTCCGAATGGAAGGACGCAGTGGGTGGCCTTGTAGCACGCTTGAGGCACGTGACTAAGGGACAAAGTCGTAGCTAAATGCAGCAAGGGAGAAGCTGCCAGCCGTCTGATCCGCCACCTTCTTCAAGAATGGCGGAAAGACCGATCTGATGGTCCATGATTCTGATGGCTCTTAAACAAAATGCTCCGCGAGTCAGTATAACCGAGGCTTCTTTTGTCTACGTCCTCTCCATGTGGCTAGAATTGCAGTacggtagagagagagagagagagagagagagagagagagagagagagctgagAACAAAACGTTGAGAAGCTTCCAACCCCACCTTTTCCCCAAAGCCCTCTGCATGCCATTTCCAACCATTCCCACGGGGCAAGGTAAGGATGGGGATTGAAGGCTCTCCCATGGATTCTTCCTGATGTGTAAGATGTGGACCGCATAGATATCCTAAATATCAATTGAAAATTAAGCCATGATATAAAGGATAAAGGATATGAAGTCacaaaaatttaattatatatGTTATATAAAGTGAGGGAAGGTGTCAAGTTACTGTCTGAAAAAGCTTTTTAGTAATTGTATGAGAGGCTGCGGGTCGGATTCCATTTTCACTAAGATATTTATGAAAAAACAAAACGATTTTTGGAGAGAAGGTCCCTCTACTATATATacctattattaatttttttctttcataatataaataatatattaaggtcacataagaatcatttgaaaaagaaagatcATACAACCATAATTATATATATGGGCAGATCATAATATGAATCAAGCCATACCATGCCACTTGGTCTCCTCATAGTTGTGCATCATAAATCCTTGTATCGCTATCAtagattataataaaaataaattttaaaattttttgctaTGTAGAATATCAAGAGATCTAGATGATAAAGCATAATATGCAAATTTATGAACTAGAGTTATGTTGATaatttaaaataacaaaaaaaacccATAAAGAACTAGAAAGCAAGAAATACATGATTGATGCTAGCctcaaatatttatttatgatctaTATAAGATTAAAAAAACTGCAATTATCATTAAAAACATTTTGCGtcgaataaatatataaatgttgACCTTAGATACCAACGAGACCGCATACTTTTTTGCTGCTTTTGACATTGAATGGTCTTTGAGATTGACACCCCTTAACAATAATATCTTCAATTGATAGCCAAATAAATCTTAGAATTTAAAGACCACAATAGAAGAGACAACAAAGAACATATAACACTAGAAATCTCCATCTtctcagaagaaagaaattgtgGATCAGGTATTGGAATTTTATTGAAACATCATTTTCCTTCAACTTTAAAGTTTAGCATACCCATCCACAAATATATTCAACTGCTATCATGCTTTGATTTTGATGTTGTTAGCccaaaatatatttatcaatgttGATCAAAACTTTAAGAGAATTTTGGAAAatcaatttaaaataaaatcaacGCACAGGATATAGAATTTGTAAAACTTTACGTTCAAGGTACTTTGTATTTAAATGATATTTCTTTAGAACTGAAATGCATCTTTGAAAGCCATTTATGAGATAGGTTCATGAGATAGGGACTTGCCATCATTTTTCCATCAACATGAGATCAACATGAGAATGGTCTACAAAATCATTTTAATATTATTGCTGAGCCATCCTATGTCATTGATGGAATTAAAAGGCATCCCATGTTGATTAAATGAGGATCCATCTCACATCGGCTATACACTGGGTATATAGATCTTGAGTTCTTATATAGGgccaaagaatccaaataatactttcttgCTAGCCTTTTGAAAGTGCTTTGGTTTGTTTTCAGTAAAAACTATTGattgtttttctgatttttttttggagccCTACTCTTTATTtgtatcaaaaaagaaaaagaaaacttaaGTGCACTAATTTGGTGTCGGGCATTTTCGACAATTATAATTTAaagtaaaaatatttttctttacctGAGAATCCATCCACCATTATATGACTGTTATAAAAAAATGCAAACCATAAAAGAATGCCTACTATAAATGCATAAGGGTGGCAGCTAAATTGGCATGTAAGCTATGCTAATGATCGAATGAATCTATTCTAGTCTCTTCAATCAGAAAAATACTTTACATATAAGGGCCCATGATTATCAAAATTTAAACCGTTAAACATGGTTGATGATATACTATTTTAGTGGGAAAGCATGACTCCTCAAGTaggatatataataatattatgaggatccatgcggaTATATATCTAGTTCACATTGGTTATACATCGGATAGATCTTGGATGCTTATACAAGATTAAAAAATCCTAACAGTACCTTCTGCTTAGCTTTTTTAGGTGAAGTTCCGCTTATATATTAATGCGAACCTAGTCCATGGCTCATGTATGACTAGATCTCTTAGGGCTAACCACTAAgtgattttgaaatttttaattgAATTTGACTAATTAGTTTGGATTTGGACTTTTGAACCAGTGAGGATAAGGGTGTGCATGAGAAATTGTGTATCCAAAAATCATGTATGCATATAATTTAGTCTACATTAATTGATTATTTACTGAAAAgaatttggatacttatacaaagCTAAGGAAAGCAAATAATGTCTTCTAACCTTTCCAGCGAAAGTCATGAGTCCTCGTAGGTAttctattttaaaaattaaagtaATATACTGATCTTGAAAAAGCCAGAGCCATCAATTGGATTGTGGTGAGAATATTGATCGATAGGTATAAGGTTATTTATATCTTTACTTCCTACTTATttgtttatctatttatttgtttttttgtaACAGTAAAAGAAAAATTGTAAAACATGCAATTCATGTGCAGCTATATATATCCTTCTTTGTTTTTCATACCAAGAACCCGGCAAACAACAGAAGCATTCTAATTTGTTGCTCTACTTCCCGTGCTCATGACGCAAGGCCTTACATTTTATTGCCCTTGCATGACATTTAATTTTCTGCAACAGAAGTACCCAATAGTTCCACTTTATTTGTTACCATATTCTTTGGATTGAATCAACTCTCTGAATGGCCTAATAATCACATGACACTCACCTACCATTTATTTATTGTACTAATCTTTAACTACCACATAAAACGAGGAGTGGAGCAGGGATAAGTAGGAGTATTCTGCCCATAATTCCACGTACCAACACCGTATATCTCTAAGCTCTTGAGTTTGAATCAATAAAATCATACCATCCCTACAACATCTCCTAACCCTAATTAGTTCTCTGTCTACTTAATTTTCTTTCGATCTATTACCGTGAGAATTGGGCATATGCAAAGCATGTagtttatttaataaaaaaggaattttttttggatgagattcgaTAAGTGTATTCGTTGTATTAACTTATATTCTttaattttccatttttcagttgTTTGTTTGATATATGGAGGggtatttacaaaaaaaatgatgtaCTTATAAAATGGAAGTGGAACAAAAGCCTGAAGAGACATCTCGACATACTAGTGCTCCCTGTGTTTCAAATAAAGGCAAGATTTTAGCATACATGAATACAAGTCGGAGGCAGTATGAATTATTGTGATTTTCTAATGTgatcaaaaatttttcttttttcttttttttggggggggcggGGCTGGGGTGGTTAAGGTTTTTACATCTTAATAATAACGCCTTCTGCAAAGCTAAGGAATATAAATAATAACTTCTGACTAATTTTTCTAGCAAAAGTCATGAGTCATcacatatatttctttttttttgaaaagtaaAGTAATATAATGATCTTGTAGAAACCAAAGCCATCAAATGGATGTTGGTGAGAATATTGATCGATGGGTAAGGTTATTTACTTATTTTACTTACTCCCAGGCAGGGAAGGATGTCACACAGAGAGTGGCTGTCAAACATTGCTTACTTAAGCGAGCACCAAAGTTGCTAAGATTTGATGTTATACACATAATATGGCAATGGAGTTACCATCTAAAACCTACTATGGTGCCTTAAAAGTAATGTTTTCAGATAGTCCTACAGTGAGCAAAAAGTTTGAAAATTAACTTTGTATTACGTATTAGATGGCTACAACTGACGCTAACTTTTCTTAGTTTTAAATTGTTCAGTGGTCAGATAAGTCAAAATATTGTTTTGTTATTTTCTGATA
The sequence above is drawn from the Phoenix dactylifera cultivar Barhee BC4 unplaced genomic scaffold, palm_55x_up_171113_PBpolish2nd_filt_p 000007F, whole genome shotgun sequence genome and encodes:
- the LOC103705405 gene encoding transcription factor JUNGBRUNNEN 1-like; translation: MDKRSKGEQKTVLEEEEDVVLPGFRFHPTDEELVGFYLRRKVEKKHLRIEIIKQIDIYKYDPWDLPISAAGGEKEWYFFCLRGRKYKNSIRPNRVTESGFWKATGIDRPIYSTGDAGDCIGLKKSLVYYRGSAGKGTKTDWMMHEFRLPASDKNDDNSPRIQEAEIWTICRIFKRNVSYKKYPQGCKVSASKQMSTDSSSKTSSFESDTGNEYKCLGSSSILQGDMKLITSYYEEKNQILASQWNPIVQAPLTTWHPNIPYPSTNEFFKDGNWDELGRIMEFMTDTSKTHFCRYT